TCTAGCATATGCACATAATCTAAAAATGCCACATTAAAACTGCCTACCGTTTGTGCATGGTCATAGGCCAATTTACCTGCAATGGCAAAATGAATATGTGAGGCGAGAGCAGCAATGCTTGGACTACTGACCGCATGATAGGCTGCAGTTAAGGCACCCAGAGCACAACCTGTTGCGGTAATTTTAGGTTGTAAATAACAGCCACCATTCACTTGAATCACAGCATCGAGTTGTTTCGAGATGATAAAGTCTGATTCACCTGAAATTGCAATACATTCAGTATGTTGCAATAGGCTTTTTGCCTGTGCATAAACCTCATGACTATTTAAAGTACTATCGACGCCTTTTGACTGAATCTGGCTGCCTGCTAAGGTACTGATCTCAGAGGCATTGCCACGAATGATACTCGGCTGGAAGCTTAACAGTTGATCGACAGTTTGACTGCGCCACTTTAATACTGCCCCATAACCCACTGGATCAAGTACCCACGGCACCTGAT
This genomic stretch from Acinetobacter sp. C32I harbors:
- the thiM gene encoding hydroxyethylthiazole kinase, whose translation is MSQKQLLIDQVIDAWRALQQQTPLVQCMTNSVANNYVANILLAAGASPAMIDNPFEAEEFTKISAALSINIGTPTTEQTQAMLISAQTAQQHQVPWVLDPVGYGAVLKWRSQTVDQLLSFQPSIIRGNASEISTLAGSQIQSKGVDSTLNSHEVYAQAKSLLQHTECIAISGESDFIISKQLDAVIQVNGGCYLQPKITATGCALGALTAAYHAVSSPSIAALASHIHFAIAGKLAYDHAQTVGSFNVAFLDYVHMLDDNLIQQYVDIELL